From one Burkholderia latens genomic stretch:
- a CDS encoding virulence factor — MKALISTRPRRAAVALSVWLIATVLMATISMQMEQPGLAHLETGELMKRLVVEPGLAALVVFLFSTAAMHSAQAALVQEPAGMAARTAEDQNKPFVAQVVGMIWLNPLQRMDYPTEWQLLWTQGFVKPNKNDDMVRTKPEKYSSLRSIGALVYGNDGEETFKGFYHKYVDKFPRLMSRRYAMNAKYFYSVGADDRHDWRELAGIRIEGAVPERLDPVIAHDYLKNSIEETFFIGNRYFPTMWSRDTPPDVHITQGGANAGFTSLNNALDYLQQNPDKSVWAMNWDAPNFPPTDAQINENLVVLFLAGPNFNTEREPLAWIGKAAVGNTQAFSRKVGTTRAVQAWKATIDEAARNGGVAVTDLDYIVHDAGAPSDASSSRLVSLAQTLTESIPEYDHRKQTFNTAALLGDMGTGSALTNVALAIGRINHFGGNALVAGTTDPDHPVAIVVRPPSKLTAIDPDKDWFRARGGNNAYLPWWGRRYDVDYGMQGYSW; from the coding sequence ATGAAGGCGCTGATCTCTACACGGCCTCGACGCGCTGCTGTTGCCCTTTCGGTATGGCTGATCGCCACCGTACTAATGGCCACGATCTCGATGCAAATGGAACAACCCGGTCTGGCACATTTGGAAACAGGAGAGTTGATGAAGCGACTTGTTGTAGAACCGGGCCTGGCTGCGCTGGTGGTGTTTCTATTTTCTACGGCCGCGATGCATTCCGCACAAGCCGCGCTTGTCCAAGAGCCGGCCGGGATGGCGGCGCGAACGGCCGAAGACCAGAACAAGCCATTCGTTGCACAGGTCGTCGGCATGATCTGGTTGAATCCGTTGCAGCGCATGGACTACCCGACCGAATGGCAATTGCTGTGGACACAAGGGTTTGTCAAGCCGAACAAGAACGACGATATGGTGCGCACGAAGCCGGAAAAATATTCGTCGCTTCGCTCCATTGGAGCACTGGTTTACGGTAACGACGGAGAAGAAACGTTCAAGGGCTTTTATCACAAGTATGTGGATAAATTCCCCCGCCTCATGAGCCGTCGCTACGCGATGAACGCAAAGTATTTCTATTCGGTAGGAGCGGACGATCGGCATGATTGGCGCGAACTGGCCGGGATTCGAATCGAGGGTGCCGTTCCTGAGCGCCTCGATCCAGTAATCGCCCATGACTATCTGAAAAACTCGATCGAGGAAACGTTCTTTATCGGTAACCGGTATTTCCCGACGATGTGGAGCCGCGACACGCCCCCCGACGTCCACATCACTCAAGGCGGCGCCAATGCCGGTTTCACGTCGCTGAACAACGCACTGGACTACTTGCAGCAGAACCCTGACAAGTCCGTCTGGGCGATGAACTGGGACGCACCGAATTTCCCGCCGACCGACGCGCAGATCAACGAGAACCTCGTCGTGCTGTTTCTCGCCGGTCCGAACTTCAACACCGAGCGCGAACCCCTTGCGTGGATCGGCAAGGCAGCCGTCGGCAATACACAGGCGTTTTCGCGGAAAGTGGGCACGACGCGCGCGGTGCAGGCATGGAAAGCCACGATCGACGAAGCGGCACGCAACGGAGGAGTCGCAGTCACGGACCTCGATTACATCGTTCACGACGCGGGTGCACCCAGCGACGCATCGTCGTCACGGCTCGTCTCGCTCGCGCAGACCCTGACTGAATCGATTCCCGAATACGACCACCGCAAACAGACGTTCAACACGGCTGCGCTGCTCGGCGACATGGGCACCGGCAGCGCATTGACCAACGTCGCTCTCGCCATCGGCCGGATCAATCACTTCGGCGGCAACGCGCTGGTTGCCGGCACCACCGATCCTGATCACCCCGTCGCGATTGTCGTCAGGCCGCCGTCGAAGCTGACGGCGATCGATCCGGACAAGGACTGGTTCCGCGCGCGCGGCGGCAACAACGCGTACCTGCCGTGGTGGGGCCGCCGATACGATGTCGATTACGGGATGCAGGGCTATTCGTGGTGA
- a CDS encoding AraC family transcriptional regulator, giving the protein MDMTDIAASRESGRRELASLISRFAPADGSHATAVPALMLHRHTHPVDLGCGVSRAALVIAAQGAKRVIVAGHAYEYDAQHCLITSIDLPILSRVTQASPAEPYLCLTLTLDLQRIVELAAEMRLPEPDAGPEGEGIAVGELTPPLLDAALRLVRLLDTPADIPVVAPLIEKELLYRLMTSGQGTRLRHMAVAGSQTHRIARAIEWIRDHYAEPMRVETLAQAVNMSVSSLHHHFKHVTTLSPLQYQKQLRLHEARRLLLRQGGDVGSVAATVGYESASQFSREYSRLFGAPPMRDVVHLRKKELLGT; this is encoded by the coding sequence ATGGACATGACCGATATCGCGGCATCGCGCGAATCCGGGCGGCGCGAACTGGCGTCGCTGATCTCCCGTTTCGCGCCCGCGGACGGCTCCCACGCGACCGCGGTACCCGCGCTGATGCTGCACCGCCATACGCATCCGGTCGATCTCGGCTGCGGCGTGTCGCGCGCGGCGCTCGTCATCGCCGCGCAGGGCGCAAAGCGCGTGATCGTCGCCGGCCATGCGTACGAATACGATGCGCAGCATTGCCTGATTACGTCGATCGACTTGCCGATCCTCTCGCGCGTCACGCAGGCATCGCCGGCCGAGCCGTACCTGTGCCTGACGCTGACGCTCGACCTCCAACGCATCGTCGAGCTCGCGGCGGAAATGCGGCTGCCGGAGCCCGATGCCGGCCCCGAAGGCGAGGGGATCGCGGTTGGCGAGCTCACGCCGCCGCTGCTCGATGCCGCGCTGCGGCTGGTGCGTCTGCTCGATACGCCGGCGGATATTCCGGTCGTCGCGCCGCTGATCGAAAAGGAGCTGCTGTACCGGCTGATGACGAGCGGGCAGGGCACACGGCTGCGCCACATGGCCGTCGCCGGCAGCCAGACGCACCGGATTGCGCGCGCGATCGAATGGATCCGCGATCACTACGCGGAGCCGATGCGGGTCGAGACGCTCGCGCAGGCGGTCAACATGAGCGTGTCGTCGCTGCACCATCACTTCAAGCACGTGACGACGCTGAGCCCGCTGCAATACCAGAAGCAACTGCGGCTGCACGAGGCGCGGCGTCTGTTGCTGCGGCAAGGCGGCGACGTCGGCTCGGTGGCCGCGACCGTCGGCTACGAGAGCGCGTCGCAATTCAGCCGCGAATACAGCCGGCTGTTCGGCGCGCCGCCGATGCGCGATGTCGTGCATCTGCGCAAGAAGGAGCTGCTCGGCACGTGA
- a CDS encoding methyl-accepting chemotaxis protein codes for MRTLSLNQKLASMIVILWLGLLVIAGIGAWQTRASMITDRRDQLAALVAQAASVTEHYYKLSQQNAMPEAEAKQRALDAIAAMRHGTDGYISINDSKPVIVMHPIKTELNGKDVSGFADPNGKHLFVEIVKAGNAEGGKGFVEYLWPKPGADKPQDKTSAVQRFAPWDWYLVTGMYMDDVRSAVLASVGRWLAMTTVLGAIATVVMVLVLKSVRANLGGELEVALDAAQRIAQGDLTARVSVKPDDRGSLLHALHTMQGGLIDMVSRVRAGTENINVGASEIASGNTDLSQRTEEQAAALVQTASSMDQMTANVKQNAESAAQAATLAGQAAQVATRGSEVVDDVVRTMNEITDRSHKIGDIIGVIDGIAFQTNILALNAAVEAARAGEQGRGFAVVAAEVRSLAQRSATAAKEIKSLIVSSNETVEHGAALVTNAGETMAEIVQSVRRVNEILDEISHASREQSAGIEQVNRAVGEMDQVTQQNAALVEQAAAAAHSLRDQAEALRDAVTRFALPA; via the coding sequence ATGCGCACCCTTTCCCTGAACCAGAAACTCGCCTCGATGATCGTCATTCTGTGGCTCGGCCTGCTCGTGATTGCCGGCATCGGCGCATGGCAGACGCGCGCATCGATGATCACGGACCGCCGCGACCAGCTTGCGGCGCTGGTCGCGCAGGCGGCCAGCGTGACCGAGCACTACTACAAGCTGTCGCAGCAGAACGCGATGCCGGAAGCCGAAGCGAAACAACGCGCGCTCGACGCGATCGCGGCGATGCGCCACGGCACCGACGGCTACATCTCGATCAACGACTCGAAGCCGGTAATCGTGATGCATCCGATCAAGACCGAGCTCAACGGCAAGGACGTGTCGGGCTTCGCCGATCCGAACGGCAAGCACCTGTTCGTCGAGATCGTGAAGGCCGGCAACGCGGAAGGCGGCAAGGGCTTCGTCGAATATCTGTGGCCGAAGCCGGGCGCCGACAAGCCGCAGGACAAGACCAGCGCCGTGCAGCGCTTCGCGCCGTGGGACTGGTATCTGGTGACGGGCATGTACATGGACGACGTGCGCTCGGCGGTGCTCGCGAGCGTCGGCCGCTGGCTCGCGATGACGACCGTGCTCGGCGCGATCGCCACCGTCGTGATGGTGCTCGTGCTGAAAAGCGTGCGCGCGAACCTCGGCGGCGAACTCGAAGTGGCGCTCGACGCCGCGCAGCGCATCGCGCAGGGCGACCTGACCGCGCGCGTGAGCGTGAAGCCCGACGATCGCGGCAGCCTGCTGCATGCGCTGCATACGATGCAGGGCGGACTGATCGACATGGTGTCGCGCGTGCGGGCGGGCACGGAGAACATCAACGTCGGCGCGAGCGAGATTGCGTCCGGGAACACCGATCTGTCGCAGCGGACCGAGGAACAGGCGGCCGCGCTCGTGCAGACCGCCTCGAGCATGGACCAAATGACCGCGAACGTGAAGCAGAACGCTGAAAGCGCAGCCCAGGCCGCGACGCTTGCCGGCCAGGCAGCGCAGGTCGCGACGCGCGGCAGCGAAGTGGTCGACGACGTCGTGCGCACGATGAACGAGATCACCGACCGCTCGCACAAGATCGGCGACATCATCGGCGTGATCGACGGAATCGCGTTCCAGACGAACATCCTCGCGCTGAATGCGGCCGTGGAAGCGGCGCGCGCGGGCGAACAGGGCCGCGGCTTCGCGGTGGTCGCGGCGGAAGTGCGCTCTCTCGCGCAACGCTCGGCGACGGCCGCGAAGGAGATCAAGTCGCTGATCGTGTCGTCGAACGAAACCGTCGAGCACGGCGCGGCGCTCGTCACCAACGCCGGCGAAACAATGGCCGAGATCGTGCAGTCGGTGCGGCGCGTGAACGAGATCCTCGACGAGATCAGCCACGCGTCACGCGAGCAGAGCGCGGGGATCGAGCAGGTCAACCGCGCGGTTGGCGAGATGGATCAGGTCACGCAGCAGAACGCAGCGCTCGTCGAGCAAGCCGCGGCCGCCGCGCACTCGCTGCGCGACCAGGCCGAAGCGCTGCGCGACGCGGTCACGCGATTCGCGCTGCCGGCTTGA
- a CDS encoding response regulator transcription factor, with amino-acid sequence MGKFSIRTVFAYDWPLAVAGMERIAGDACAIDLVGVYRTPGELVAALDSVDCDIALVDYAIRGDTQMDGLALFEWLRRMRPSVGIVALVGNEAPVILRSILAQGGASLVSKFDEVGHIVTAIHSSYSGGRYLSPLVRRALDELADRDQPQAKLSTREIEVIRLYLDGVPIKTIAQRLNKGKQTVSAQKISAMRKLGVTNDIELVQRAAGLGFGGAKAVSRGVDIGPAIEVAGRERCR; translated from the coding sequence ATGGGGAAATTCAGTATTCGCACAGTCTTCGCGTACGACTGGCCGTTGGCGGTCGCGGGCATGGAACGCATCGCCGGCGATGCGTGCGCGATCGATCTCGTCGGTGTCTATCGGACGCCGGGTGAACTTGTCGCGGCGCTCGACAGCGTCGACTGCGACATCGCGCTGGTCGACTATGCGATCCGCGGCGACACGCAGATGGACGGCCTCGCGCTGTTCGAATGGCTGCGGCGGATGCGCCCGAGCGTCGGGATTGTCGCGCTGGTCGGCAACGAGGCGCCGGTGATTCTGCGCTCGATCCTCGCGCAAGGCGGCGCGAGCCTCGTTAGCAAGTTCGACGAGGTCGGCCATATCGTCACCGCGATCCATTCGAGCTATAGCGGCGGTCGCTATCTGTCGCCGCTCGTCCGGCGTGCGCTCGATGAGCTTGCCGATCGCGACCAGCCGCAAGCGAAGCTGTCCACGCGCGAGATCGAGGTGATTCGCCTCTATCTCGACGGCGTACCGATCAAGACGATCGCGCAGCGGCTGAACAAGGGCAAGCAGACGGTCAGTGCCCAGAAGATCAGCGCGATGAGAAAGCTCGGCGTCACGAACGACATCGAGCTGGTTCAGCGGGCGGCCGGGCTGGGGTTCGGCGGCGCAAAGGCAGTGTCGCGCGGCGTGGATATCGGCCCGGCAATTGAAGTGGCGGGGCGGGAGCGATGCCGATAG
- a CDS encoding winged helix-turn-helix domain-containing protein: MDCKYLYIDNIKINFVRRTIEIDNKVVDVTPREFDVVEFLLDNMNKIVPRQAIQEAVWGRELGVSSRTLDTHISRIRSKLQLDFDKNMRIIPIYAVGYRLVLFGAAMTHVERHDAAPLLRTAPQPTLTADYA; this comes from the coding sequence ATGGATTGCAAATACCTGTACATCGACAACATAAAAATCAACTTCGTGCGCCGCACGATCGAAATCGACAACAAGGTCGTCGACGTCACGCCGCGCGAATTCGACGTCGTCGAATTCCTGCTCGACAACATGAACAAGATCGTGCCGCGGCAAGCGATCCAGGAAGCGGTGTGGGGCCGCGAGCTCGGCGTGTCGTCGCGCACGCTCGACACCCATATCTCGCGCATCCGCTCGAAGCTGCAACTCGATTTCGACAAGAACATGCGGATCATCCCGATCTATGCAGTCGGCTACCGGCTCGTGCTGTTCGGCGCGGCGATGACGCACGTCGAGCGCCACGATGCGGCGCCGCTGCTGCGCACCGCGCCGCAGCCGACGTTGACCGCCGACTACGCGTGA
- a CDS encoding (2Fe-2S)-binding protein, with amino-acid sequence MPTTFVLNGKSVTLDADPSMPVLWAIREHAGLTGTKFGCGMAQCGACTVHLEGQAVRSCVLPLAGIAGKHVTTIEGLQSKPAQAVQAAWVKLQVPQCGYCQSGQIMSATALLEQNPKPTDADIDAAMNGNLCRCATYARIRAAIHDAAATLGA; translated from the coding sequence ATGCCCACCACGTTTGTCCTGAACGGCAAGAGCGTCACGCTCGACGCCGATCCGTCGATGCCCGTTCTCTGGGCGATCCGCGAACACGCGGGGCTGACCGGCACGAAATTCGGCTGCGGCATGGCGCAGTGCGGCGCGTGCACCGTTCACCTCGAGGGCCAGGCCGTCCGCTCGTGCGTGCTGCCGCTCGCGGGAATCGCGGGCAAGCACGTCACGACCATCGAAGGGCTGCAGAGCAAGCCGGCGCAGGCCGTCCAGGCCGCGTGGGTAAAGCTGCAGGTGCCGCAATGCGGCTATTGCCAGTCCGGCCAGATCATGTCGGCCACCGCGCTGCTCGAGCAAAACCCGAAACCGACCGACGCGGACATCGACGCCGCGATGAACGGCAACCTGTGCCGCTGTGCGACCTACGCCCGCATCCGGGCCGCGATCCACGACGCGGCCGCAACGCTGGGAGCCTGA
- a CDS encoding sigma-54 dependent transcriptional regulator: MNYCCPTALSGPRLRERGTCAPPFVAVRHPRPAPSRPLVYLSQHPDAGLTDALAARGWDVWRAKSVADALNLVKANRLHAGIVDFSDFDVLDVASFEALLRDPRIGWVALVGDERLGETAIARLIRQCCFDYVCNAAAYTTIGYLVGHAYGMLKLAECDPASDAPPPGGAMIGACDAMRRLFSTIRKVANTDATVFIAGESGTGKELTAAAIHRHSSRADAPFVAVNCAAIPPTLLQAELFGHERGAFTGAHQRKIGRIEAAHGGTLFLDEIGDMPFDSQASLLRFLQEGKIERLGGHASIPVDVRIVSATHVDLEAAMQAGRFRADLYYRLCVLRIDEPPLRARGRDIMLLADHMLSRYRDDASHRIRGFMPCAIEAIHNYAWPGNVRELINRIRFAIVMTNGPMISAADLELHQYTSHRPPTLAQARRQAERCAIEETLLRHRNRYADAAEELGISRATLYRLMIAHGLHG, translated from the coding sequence GTGAACTATTGCTGCCCGACCGCACTATCAGGCCCGCGGCTGCGCGAGCGCGGCACATGCGCGCCGCCGTTCGTCGCCGTCCGCCATCCCCGACCCGCGCCTTCGCGGCCGCTCGTCTATCTGTCGCAGCATCCGGATGCGGGGTTGACCGATGCACTCGCGGCGCGCGGCTGGGACGTATGGCGCGCTAAATCCGTTGCGGACGCACTCAATCTCGTGAAGGCAAACCGGCTGCACGCAGGTATCGTCGATTTCAGCGACTTCGACGTGCTCGACGTCGCGTCGTTCGAAGCGCTGCTGCGCGACCCGCGCATCGGCTGGGTCGCGCTCGTCGGCGACGAGCGGCTGGGCGAAACCGCGATCGCCCGCCTGATCCGCCAGTGCTGCTTCGACTATGTGTGCAACGCGGCGGCCTACACGACGATCGGTTATCTCGTCGGCCATGCATATGGAATGCTGAAGCTGGCGGAGTGCGACCCGGCGTCGGACGCGCCACCGCCCGGCGGTGCGATGATCGGCGCGTGCGACGCGATGCGCCGTCTCTTCTCGACGATCCGCAAGGTCGCGAACACCGACGCAACCGTGTTCATCGCCGGCGAATCAGGCACTGGCAAGGAGCTCACCGCAGCGGCGATCCATCGGCATTCGTCGCGTGCCGATGCGCCGTTCGTCGCGGTCAATTGCGCGGCGATCCCGCCGACGCTGCTGCAGGCCGAGCTGTTCGGCCATGAGCGCGGTGCGTTTACCGGCGCGCACCAGCGCAAGATCGGCCGCATCGAGGCCGCGCACGGCGGCACGTTGTTTCTCGACGAGATCGGCGACATGCCGTTCGACAGCCAGGCGAGCCTGCTGCGGTTCCTTCAGGAGGGGAAGATCGAGCGGCTCGGCGGGCACGCGTCGATTCCGGTGGACGTGAGGATCGTGTCCGCGACTCACGTCGACCTCGAAGCCGCGATGCAGGCGGGGCGGTTTCGCGCCGATCTGTACTACCGCCTGTGCGTGCTGCGTATCGACGAGCCGCCGCTGCGCGCGCGCGGCCGCGACATCATGCTGCTTGCCGATCACATGCTGAGCCGTTACCGCGACGACGCTTCGCATCGGATTCGCGGCTTCATGCCGTGTGCGATCGAAGCAATCCACAACTATGCGTGGCCCGGCAACGTGCGCGAGCTGATCAACCGGATCCGCTTCGCGATCGTGATGACGAACGGCCCGATGATCTCGGCCGCCGATCTCGAACTGCATCAGTACACGTCGCACCGGCCGCCGACGCTCGCGCAAGCGCGCCGGCAAGCCGAGCGGTGCGCGATCGAGGAAACGCTGTTGCGGCATCGGAACCGGTATGCCGACGCCGCGGAGGAACTCGGGATATCGCGCGCGACGTTGTATCGCCTGATGATCGCGCACGGGCTGCACGGCTGA
- a CDS encoding chemotaxis protein CheA, which produces MNSNKIRVACAAMFAMATIGAHAQTADSTSSAQSSTSSTAISQGGGSSMNTNVTSSRGGNASSASTSGVRGSGNSSVQVNVTMPSSASGGTNVTPQSTSSLAAGAPGTSPYNTQTSENVNYSGTQTIKTNPAIQAPGLTTTLSDTCMGSVSVGVSFPGFGATGGTTLVDQACVRRLDAREFRAMGLTDVALALLCQSDANRRAVEATGHLCPGTTAPLARSNVAPSAEATVADDVKYRDPIVRSRMGLPPLDGAAPAPAQARPVATAAVQAAPMPVPVPMAAPPIAAPAVGAVPAATQAAAVKASQAAAVVPAAVAAPVAAAAPAAVAAPAVAPAAIVAAPAVADKAPEPAPVVADKAAEPAPAVADKAPEPAAPVVAEKAAEPAPAAADKAPEPAAPVVAEKASEPAPAVADKAPEPAAPVVAEKASEPAAAVADKAPEPAAPVVAEKAAEPARAVADNAPEPMPAVAAKVAEPAPATDSAAQPAPAADAPTVAAPATGDQHAEPAMPAPAVISTSTSS; this is translated from the coding sequence ATGAACAGCAACAAGATCAGGGTGGCATGTGCGGCGATGTTCGCGATGGCCACGATCGGCGCCCACGCGCAGACCGCCGACTCGACTTCAAGCGCGCAGTCCTCGACGTCGTCGACGGCGATCAGCCAGGGCGGCGGCTCCAGCATGAACACGAACGTCACGAGCTCGCGCGGCGGCAATGCCAGCAGCGCCAGCACGAGCGGTGTACGCGGCAGCGGCAATTCGAGCGTGCAGGTCAACGTGACGATGCCGTCCTCCGCGAGCGGCGGTACGAACGTCACGCCGCAGAGCACGAGCTCGCTCGCGGCGGGCGCTCCGGGCACGAGCCCGTACAACACCCAGACGTCGGAAAACGTCAACTATTCGGGCACGCAGACGATCAAGACGAACCCGGCAATCCAGGCGCCCGGCCTCACGACCACGCTGTCCGATACCTGCATGGGTTCGGTGAGCGTCGGCGTGTCGTTTCCGGGGTTCGGCGCGACCGGCGGCACGACCCTGGTCGACCAGGCGTGCGTGCGCCGTCTCGATGCGCGCGAATTCCGCGCGATGGGGTTGACCGACGTCGCGCTGGCGCTGCTGTGCCAGAGCGATGCGAACCGGCGCGCGGTGGAAGCGACCGGGCATCTGTGCCCGGGTACGACTGCGCCGCTTGCGCGTTCGAATGTTGCGCCGTCCGCCGAAGCGACCGTCGCCGACGACGTGAAGTATCGCGATCCGATCGTGCGCAGTCGCATGGGCCTGCCGCCGCTCGACGGCGCTGCGCCAGCACCCGCGCAGGCGCGGCCGGTCGCGACGGCCGCGGTTCAGGCGGCGCCGATGCCAGTGCCCGTGCCGATGGCCGCGCCGCCGATCGCTGCTCCTGCGGTCGGTGCCGTGCCGGCCGCTACGCAAGCGGCGGCGGTGAAGGCGTCGCAGGCCGCTGCGGTAGTGCCGGCGGCGGTTGCCGCACCGGTTGCCGCGGCAGCGCCGGCGGCGGTTGCCGCGCCGGCCGTTGCACCGGCCGCGATCGTCGCTGCGCCGGCGGTTGCCGACAAGGCACCGGAGCCTGCGCCGGTCGTTGCCGACAAGGCAGCGGAGCCTGCGCCTGCGGTTGCCGACAAGGCGCCGGAGCCTGCTGCGCCGGTCGTCGCGGAGAAGGCAGCGGAGCCTGCGCCTGCGGCTGCCGACAAGGCGCCAGAGCCTGCTGCGCCGGTCGTTGCCGAGAAGGCATCGGAACCCGCGCCTGCGGTTGCCGACAAGGCACCGGAGCCTGCTGCGCCGGTCGTCGCCGAGAAGGCATCGGAGCCCGCGGCAGCGGTTGCCGACAAGGCACCGGAGCCTGCTGCGCCGGTCGTTGCCGAGAAGGCAGCGGAGCCTGCGCGTGCGGTTGCCGACAACGCACCGGAACCCATGCCGGCCGTCGCGGCCAAGGTCGCTGAACCGGCTCCGGCAACCGACAGCGCAGCGCAACCCGCGCCGGCCGCGGACGCACCGACCGTCGCCGCCCCCGCCACGGGCGACCAGCACGCCGAACCCGCGATGCCGGCTCCGGCCGTCATTTCGACGAGCACGTCGTCGTAG
- a CDS encoding xanthine dehydrogenase family protein molybdopterin-binding subunit, whose protein sequence is MTIELDNAGSVRTSRRTFLKAAGAAAAVSLTIGFEWAGLGRRALAATAPATDFAPNAFLRITPDGAVTVIAKHVEMGQGAYTGIATIVAEELDADWSSVRVESAPADAKRYANLAFGTMQGTGGSSAMSNSWQQLREAGGKARAMLVSAAAARWKVPAGELTTDKGVVTHAKTGKTAAYGTLVADASKLPVPDKVTLKQPADFKLIGHRIARVDASAKSNGTAHFTLDTTFPGMRVALLQRPPRFGATVKSFDATAAKAVPGVVAVVQVPQGVAVVATGFWAAKQGRDALKVDWDETHAERRSSDELMREYRALAAKPGASARKDGDADAAIAGAARKISATYEFPYLAHAPMEPLDAVVKLTANGCEIWAGDQFQTVDQGNAAKVAGLKPEQVQIHTLYAGGSFGRRANAWSDYVVEAVSIAKALGADGTPVKLQWTREDDIQGGFYRPMYFHKLDAGLTADGRLVGWRHRIVGQSILAGTPFEAFMVKNGIDATSVEGAANLPYAVPNVSVELTTTKVGLPVLWWRVVGSSHTAYAVEAFIDEAAHAAGKDPYLFRRDLLAKEPRMRAVLELAAQKAGWDPAKPLPKGRGRGIAVAEAFKSYVAQVAEVSVDADGKVKVERVVCAVDCGIAINPDIVAAQMEGGIGFGLGAALHSAITLKDGQVEQRNFDGYHVLRMAEMPKVEVHIVPSAEAPTGVGEPGVAPIGPAVANAIFAATGKRHYVLPFDSGDSAKA, encoded by the coding sequence ATGACGATCGAACTCGACAATGCCGGTTCGGTGCGTACGTCGCGCCGCACGTTCCTGAAGGCCGCGGGTGCCGCGGCCGCCGTCAGCCTGACGATCGGCTTCGAATGGGCGGGCCTCGGCCGCCGCGCGCTCGCCGCGACTGCTCCGGCTACGGACTTCGCACCGAACGCATTCCTGCGCATCACGCCCGACGGCGCAGTCACGGTCATCGCGAAGCACGTCGAGATGGGCCAGGGGGCGTACACCGGCATCGCGACGATCGTCGCCGAAGAACTCGACGCCGACTGGTCGAGCGTGCGCGTCGAAAGCGCACCGGCCGACGCGAAACGATACGCGAATCTCGCGTTCGGCACGATGCAGGGCACGGGCGGCAGCTCGGCGATGTCGAACTCGTGGCAGCAATTGCGGGAAGCCGGCGGCAAGGCGCGCGCGATGCTCGTGTCGGCTGCGGCCGCACGCTGGAAGGTGCCGGCCGGCGAGTTGACCACCGACAAAGGCGTCGTCACGCACGCGAAGACCGGCAAGACCGCGGCCTACGGCACGCTCGTCGCCGATGCGTCGAAGCTGCCGGTGCCCGACAAGGTCACGCTGAAGCAGCCGGCGGACTTCAAGCTGATCGGCCATCGCATTGCGCGCGTCGACGCGTCGGCGAAGTCGAACGGCACCGCGCATTTCACGCTCGACACCACGTTCCCCGGGATGCGCGTCGCGCTGCTGCAGCGCCCGCCGCGCTTCGGCGCGACGGTCAAGTCGTTCGACGCGACCGCCGCGAAGGCGGTGCCGGGCGTGGTGGCGGTCGTGCAGGTGCCGCAAGGCGTCGCCGTCGTCGCGACCGGCTTCTGGGCCGCGAAACAGGGCCGCGATGCGCTGAAGGTCGACTGGGACGAAACGCACGCCGAACGGCGCAGCTCGGACGAGCTCATGCGCGAATACCGGGCGCTCGCCGCGAAGCCCGGCGCGTCGGCTCGCAAGGACGGCGATGCCGACGCGGCGATCGCGGGTGCTGCCCGCAAGATCAGCGCGACGTACGAATTCCCGTATCTGGCGCACGCACCGATGGAGCCGCTCGACGCGGTGGTGAAGCTCACCGCGAACGGTTGCGAGATCTGGGCCGGCGACCAGTTCCAGACGGTCGACCAGGGCAACGCGGCGAAGGTCGCGGGCCTGAAGCCCGAGCAGGTGCAGATCCACACGCTTTACGCGGGCGGCAGCTTCGGGCGGCGCGCGAACGCATGGTCCGACTACGTGGTCGAGGCCGTGTCGATCGCGAAGGCGCTCGGCGCGGACGGCACGCCGGTGAAGCTGCAGTGGACGCGCGAGGACGACATCCAGGGCGGTTTCTATCGCCCGATGTACTTCCACAAACTCGACGCAGGGCTTACCGCGGACGGCCGGCTGGTCGGCTGGCGTCACCGGATCGTCGGCCAGTCGATCCTCGCCGGCACGCCGTTCGAGGCGTTCATGGTGAAGAACGGGATCGACGCGACGTCGGTCGAAGGCGCGGCGAACCTGCCGTATGCAGTGCCGAACGTGTCGGTCGAACTGACGACCACCAAGGTCGGTCTGCCGGTGCTGTGGTGGCGTGTAGTCGGCAGCTCGCACACCGCGTATGCGGTCGAGGCGTTCATCGACGAAGCCGCGCATGCAGCGGGCAAGGATCCGTACCTGTTCCGCCGCGACCTGCTCGCGAAGGAGCCGCGCATGCGCGCGGTGCTCGAGCTCGCCGCGCAGAAGGCCGGCTGGGATCCGGCCAAGCCGCTGCCGAAGGGACGCGGGCGCGGAATCGCAGTAGCCGAGGCGTTCAAGAGCTACGTCGCGCAGGTCGCGGAAGTGTCGGTGGACGCGGACGGCAAGGTGAAGGTCGAGCGCGTGGTGTGCGCGGTCGACTGCGGGATCGCGATCAACCCGGACATCGTCGCCGCGCAGATGGAAGGCGGCATCGGCTTCGGGCTCGGCGCGGCGCTGCACAGCGCGATCACGCTGAAGGACGGCCAGGTCGAGCAGCGCAACTTCGACGGCTACCACGTGTTGCGGATGGCCGAAATGCCGAAGGTCGAGGTCCATATCGTGCCGTCGGCGGAAGCGCCGACCGGTGTCGGCGAGCCGGGCGTCGCGCCGATCGGGCCGGCGGTGGCGAACGCGATCTTCGCCGCGACCGGCAAGCGGCATTACGTGCTGCCGTTCGATTCGGGCGACAGCGCGAAGGCGTGA